A segment of the Mesoaciditoga lauensis cd-1655R = DSM 25116 genome:
CCAAACGGGAACCGTCTATGCCAACTGATTTTAAGGCGTCCGTTGCTATCTTTCTCATTTCCTCTTCGTCCATCTTGGGATAATGCGCCCGAATCAATTCAAAGAAGTGATCTCTTATGCGCATGATGGGATCCAACGAAGTCATAGGGTCTTGAAAGATCATGGAAATCCCTTCGCCTCTTATTTTTCTTATCTCTTCGTTAGACATTTTTGATAGGTCTTTTCCTTTGAACAAAATTTTTCCGCTTATCCTGGCGTTGGGAGGCAAAAGCTTGAGGATTGCCGTTCCCGTTGTGGACTTACCACACCCAGATTCTCCAACAAGGCCTATAGTCTCTCGTTGATTTACAGAAAAAGATATATCATCCACCGCTTTCACGGTACCAGTTCGCGTCAAATAATCTATGCTTAAATTTTTAACTTCTAACACAGCCATTTCCTTCACCGCTTTTCTCCGATATTAGGATTAAGATATTCGTCTATCCCTTCAGCGAACATGCTGAATCCCAACACCAACAAAATTATGGCTATTCCCGGGAAGACGACCATCCACCAATCATTTTGAAGCAAGAACTGCTGCCCTTTTGCCAAATCGTAGCCCCAGTCTGGAACAGGCGGCGCGATTCCTAGACCCAAGAAACTCAAGCCGGCTTCGGTCATAACGGCATCGGCTATGTTCATTGAAAGCACCACTATAGTTGAAGGCAAAACGTTCGGTAAGATGTACTTCCCTATGATCGTCATGGTTTTGGCACCGATCGAACGAGCCCCTTCAACGTAGAGTTCCGATTTTATGGTACTCACCTGGCTTCTTATAACCCTGTAATAAGTGGGTATGTAAACAACGGCTATAGAAAGGGCTATATTTACAACTCCAGGACCAAGCATTGCGGCTATCGCTATGGCGAGTATCAAGCCTGGAAAGGTGTAAATGGAATCCATTATCATCGTAACAATCCTATCGGTGGTCCCTCCTACATATCCAACGAACAAACCGGTTGGTATGCCGATGAAAGCGGCTATCGATGTGGCTATAACCGCTATTAGAAGCGCCATCCTGGAGCCCCATATGAAACGGCTGAAAACGTCATATCCCAAGTTATCCGTTCCCATGATATGTCCCCATTGAGGGCTTAATAATGGAGTTCCAGAGGGTTTAATGGGGCTATATGGAGAGATAAATGGAGCAAAAATAGCCAAAAAGATGAAAAACGTCAACAGTATTAAACCTATGAAGGCCAGTATTCCAGAAGAATCACCCAAAAGTTGGCGGAAACCATGGCCTATTCTTGAACTTATCATTTGATTACCGTATTCTTTGTCCATCAGTACCTCACCCGCGGGTCTACCCACGCATTTATGATATCAACCAATATACTCACAATTGCCACGAAAAGTGCAAAGAAAACTATGGTCCCCTGTATTGCCGGAAAATCTCTGTAGCTTATACGGGTTACAAGATAACTTCCTATGCCAGGCCAGGAAAAGGTCGTTTCGGTTAAAACCGCTCCGGCCAATAAGAGGGCGAATTCCAAACCCATTATCGTTAGGATCGGTGCCATGGCGTTCTTTAGAGCGTGTTTGAAAAGCACTTTTTTTTCAGATGCTCCCCTTGCCCGAGCAGCCACAACATATTGGCTTGACAGAGAAAGCAATACGTTAGATCTGACCATCCTTACGAATATACTTGAAATGACAACACCCAATGCAACAGATGGCAACACGAGGTGCTCAACGGTATCCAAAAGCACATCCCACTGAAGATTTAAAATGGAGTCAATAACATATAAACCAGTGTAGATATGGTTGGGAATCATAAAGGGAGAAGATCTTCCAGAAACCGGTAGCCAATGAAGCCACACTCCGAAAATAAGTTGAAGCATTATTCCAAACCAAAAGACGGGAAAAGAGTAAACGAAAATCGAATAAACTCGAGCAGCTACATCCAAAGTTTTTCCAAAATGATAGGCCCCGTAGGTGCCAAAAAATATTCCTATCGATACGGCAACGATCATGGCGAAGATGGTAAGCTCCAGCGTTGCCGGAAATTTCTGCATCAATTCTTGAATAACTGGCACGCCAGTGTAAGCAGAATTTCCAAAATCTCCTTTCGCTATATCTTTCAAATAATCCCAATACTGAACTATTATGGGTTTATCCAGCCCCATTTCATGTTCCATCGCTTTTATCACTTGTGGTGGAGCCTTAGGCCCCAATAAAGCCATAACCGGGTTTCCCGGTAATATCCTTAAAACAAAAAAGATGATCGTTAAAATTATGAGGACCATCGGAACCGCTAAAAGCACCCTTGTTATAATGTAAGTTTTCAAACGCTTCACCCCTTTTAAAACTTCTAAAAAAGGCTGGGCGTTTCACCCAGCCCTTTCAACATGATAAGGTATTATTTTTTGTACAAGAGGTAATATCTGAATATTTGGACAGGATCCATCAAGATTCCGCCAACTTCCGGTTTCGCAACCACTTGTTGTTCTCCTTGGAAAAGAGGAACGTAAGGAGCCTCTTTTACCATTATGTCTTGAACAGCACTGTAAAGAGCCGTCCTGCCTGGTACGTCACTGAGCAACCTGGCATCGAGCAAGAGTTGGTCAACAGTCTTGTTGGAGTAGTACGAACCCATTGATGGGCTGGCTTTGCTCTCCAAGAATGGCCACATGTAATCATCTGGATCGAAGTAGTCTGGGTACCATCCAAGGAGGAACATTCCCATAACGCCTTTCGTCCAGTAGTCTATGTAAGTAGCCCACTCTGCGTATTTAACTTCACATTTCACCAATCCCGTTGCTTCCAAATTGTTCTTAATGGTCAAAGCCAAATCGGATTCAGTTGAACCGTAATGGCTTGGCGTGTACCACAAGGATATTTTCAAAGGATTGCTCTTTGAGTATCCCAATGATTTAAGGATCTCAATAGCCTTTTGTGGATCGTACTTAGGCATAACGTTCTTGTGTCCCCACATGCCATCTGGAATAAGCGTGTAAAGAGGAACAACCTGGGATTTGAATATTTCAGTCGATATCTGTTTTCTGTTTATGGCGTAAGATATCGCTTCTCTTACTCTTGGATTGTCAAATGGTTTAACGTTGACATCGAAAACAACTTCCCTTATGAACGGGCTCTTTCCAACGTAAACCTTGAATTTGGGGTTGTTTTCTATCTGCGCAAATTGCTGTGGAAGGAGCGTCCTGTAAGCCACGTCAACTTCTCCGTTAAGCAAGGCCATGTAAAGGTTGTTTGCAGCCCTGTAAATCTTAAGGAGAATTATAGGAGTCTTGGCTGGCTTTCCGTAATAGTTTGGATTCCTTCTGAGTTCAACTTCTTGTCCTCTTACAAGCTTCGTGATCATGTAAGGACCGCTTGCAACTGGAAGGCCGTTGTAAACTTTATCGGCTGGATAAACTTTTGGATCCACAGGATAGGAAACTGTGAAAGCAAGGATGTTTATAAAAGGCGCAAACGGGTATTTCAAATGGATCTCAAAATCCAAGTCGTCTATAACCTTTACGTCTTTTACCACATCAGCCAACAAGAACGAAGGGTTCTGTTTCAGCCTTATTACCCTATCGATGGAGAATTTGAAAGCTTGGGCGTTTATGGGATCTCCATTCGAAAATTTCAGTCCGCTCTTGAGATGGAACGTGTACGTTAACCCATCCGGAGATATCTCCCAGCTTTTTGCCAAAGCCGGTACCAGCTTCGTCGTTCCGGGTATGTATTCCACCAATCCAGTCATGACGTTCTGCAAAATGTTATCCGAGAAATACTCGTAAGCTTTTGCAGGATCTAAAGAAGTCACCTTATCCGTTGTACCCACTATGACGTAATCTTTGGCCGACATTGCGAACATGGATACGGCCGACACTAACAAAATCAACGTTACCGCAAAAATTGCATACTTCTTCAAAAAGAACACCCCCTTCTTTAATTTGCGTGTGATGTGAATAAATCACACAAACAATTTTAACATCATAAACTTAAAGTGTCAAGAGGAATAAACAAATGTAAGATATTATATCGTTGTTGATTTATTAGTCATACTTTGTTCATTGTTTTCTCAAACATGGCGCGAGGAGTCTTCCACTTTCCGGGAAGGTACAATATGAAAGCGAGCAAAGCAGCGCCGGCATTAGACAATCCCATAGCCCACCATATCCCTTGAGAGCCTAAATTGAGACTCCATCCAAGAAGGAAGATCAACGGTATTCTCATAAACCAAAGCCTGGAGATCATCAACCACATACTCGCCACGGTATGCCCTGAGCCGTTAAACGCTGACATAAAAGACTGCATGCAGCCGAAGAAAGGCATGAAAAAAGCTATTATGAACATGAGGTTTGCACCTTGTGAGATAACGTTTTTGTTTGAAACGAATATTTCGATGAGTTGATATCTGAAAATTATCATAACAAAAGAAATGGCCATCATCGTCAACACGTTTAAAATTAGAGTTTTTTCGACCGTTTCTTCCGCTCTTTTTACCTTTTTGGCTCCCAAATTTTGCCCTACAATGGCCGAAGCGGAAGCACTTATTCCCATGGAAAACATCGTGGAAAGCGATATTATTCTGTTACCAACCCCAAAGGCAGCAAGGGTGTAGTTACCAAAATACGTGACGATGGCCGTCATAACCACAAAACCTACCGCTTGCCCCGTTTGGCTTAAACCAAGCGGAAGTCCTATTTTAAGTATTTGCTTTATCTTTCCAAAATCGGGGATAAAATCTTTCTTTCTCACCTTTAACCCGTTTTTTCCAGAAAACAAAAGGTAGTAAGCGTAAACGGTAAAAACCCCACGTGTTAACAAGGTGGCAAGCGCAGCACCGAAGACGCCGAATTTTGGAAATCCTGCCCACCCAAATATCAAGAGGGGATCTAAAATCATGTTGGCAATTACAGAGTAAAAAGATAACTTCATAGGAGTAACGGTATCGCCGTACCCCCTTAAGAGAGAAGAGTAAACCATGAATCCAAAGGTAAAAGGTGTGGCCAAGAAAATAGTTTTCATAAAGACAGAAGCCAAAGGAACCAGATCTTTCGATGCTCCCATCCATCGTACAATCGAATCGCTCAAAAAGAATCCGCCTAAGCTTAAACTAGCGGAAAGAAAAAAAGTTATCAAAAGTGTCTGTCCTACAGCTTCTCCTACCATTTCCTCTTCATTTGCACCGTGATGCTGAGAAACGAAAGAAGTGCCAGCCATTCCGAAACCACCAGCAAAAGAGATAACCAAGAATATAACCGGCCATGAGATGGTGGGAGCGTTTATCGCCAGAGCTCCCAATTTTCCAAGCCAAAAAGTATCAA
Coding sequences within it:
- a CDS encoding ABC transporter permease, which codes for MKTYIITRVLLAVPMVLIILTIIFFVLRILPGNPVMALLGPKAPPQVIKAMEHEMGLDKPIIVQYWDYLKDIAKGDFGNSAYTGVPVIQELMQKFPATLELTIFAMIVAVSIGIFFGTYGAYHFGKTLDVAARVYSIFVYSFPVFWFGIMLQLIFGVWLHWLPVSGRSSPFMIPNHIYTGLYVIDSILNLQWDVLLDTVEHLVLPSVALGVVISSIFVRMVRSNVLLSLSSQYVVAARARGASEKKVLFKHALKNAMAPILTIMGLEFALLLAGAVLTETTFSWPGIGSYLVTRISYRDFPAIQGTIVFFALFVAIVSILVDIINAWVDPRVRY
- a CDS encoding MATE family efflux transporter encodes the protein MKARNLTEGSVISNIIKLSWPLVAANLIQSLYNIVDTFWLGKLGALAINAPTISWPVIFLVISFAGGFGMAGTSFVSQHHGANEEEMVGEAVGQTLLITFFLSASLSLGGFFLSDSIVRWMGASKDLVPLASVFMKTIFLATPFTFGFMVYSSLLRGYGDTVTPMKLSFYSVIANMILDPLLIFGWAGFPKFGVFGAALATLLTRGVFTVYAYYLLFSGKNGLKVRKKDFIPDFGKIKQILKIGLPLGLSQTGQAVGFVVMTAIVTYFGNYTLAAFGVGNRIISLSTMFSMGISASASAIVGQNLGAKKVKRAEETVEKTLILNVLTMMAISFVMIIFRYQLIEIFVSNKNVISQGANLMFIIAFFMPFFGCMQSFMSAFNGSGHTVASMWLMISRLWFMRIPLIFLLGWSLNLGSQGIWWAMGLSNAGAALLAFILYLPGKWKTPRAMFEKTMNKV
- a CDS encoding ABC transporter substrate-binding protein, with amino-acid sequence MKKYAIFAVTLILLVSAVSMFAMSAKDYVIVGTTDKVTSLDPAKAYEYFSDNILQNVMTGLVEYIPGTTKLVPALAKSWEISPDGLTYTFHLKSGLKFSNGDPINAQAFKFSIDRVIRLKQNPSFLLADVVKDVKVIDDLDFEIHLKYPFAPFINILAFTVSYPVDPKVYPADKVYNGLPVASGPYMITKLVRGQEVELRRNPNYYGKPAKTPIILLKIYRAANNLYMALLNGEVDVAYRTLLPQQFAQIENNPKFKVYVGKSPFIREVVFDVNVKPFDNPRVREAISYAINRKQISTEIFKSQVVPLYTLIPDGMWGHKNVMPKYDPQKAIEILKSLGYSKSNPLKISLWYTPSHYGSTESDLALTIKNNLEATGLVKCEVKYAEWATYIDYWTKGVMGMFLLGWYPDYFDPDDYMWPFLESKASPSMGSYYSNKTVDQLLLDARLLSDVPGRTALYSAVQDIMVKEAPYVPLFQGEQQVVAKPEVGGILMDPVQIFRYYLLYKK
- a CDS encoding ABC transporter permease subunit — protein: MISSRIGHGFRQLLGDSSGILAFIGLILLTFFIFLAIFAPFISPYSPIKPSGTPLLSPQWGHIMGTDNLGYDVFSRFIWGSRMALLIAVIATSIAAFIGIPTGLFVGYVGGTTDRIVTMIMDSIYTFPGLILAIAIAAMLGPGVVNIALSIAVVYIPTYYRVIRSQVSTIKSELYVEGARSIGAKTMTIIGKYILPNVLPSTIVVLSMNIADAVMTEAGLSFLGLGIAPPVPDWGYDLAKGQQFLLQNDWWMVVFPGIAIILLVLGFSMFAEGIDEYLNPNIGEKR